A genomic region of Homalodisca vitripennis isolate AUS2020 chromosome 5, UT_GWSS_2.1, whole genome shotgun sequence contains the following coding sequences:
- the LOC124362700 gene encoding DNA-binding protein D-ETS-4-like isoform X1, giving the protein MVRAEITAQRRLQMPQTVPSLSLGFSSVCDYSVAFAADFDLSLLPTCDSEVPFSPQSHQQLLSFYYDTTSPPPMFHSPSEDELFKNKDEYILKNIKEEPFPATLDLGYQSWESSPTHSNYSSPVYCPSPQESFHPDQVSKIKQEITIDLEEILQESKYLQDICFPEQRKKDSIIRNILEKNDLKQEKKPDCDHRLLREVLKDTSFQRKYNLKPFDIGELGTAFKSDVKMETGEGGKGENSGAAAGAAAAGAEGGVCGVDIAQERIEPMLSLAIEQLKEDLNNTCTVLGIAMDPVQWSVEDVKSWLVFNLQQYNLPMSVVEYFNMSGSQLAQLTEEEFHQRAPQCGSLLHAQLEIWKAACVQGPSVDVSGLLETSTQSSSSCGDASEDDEDEDIADSPHTSSSSPQPKGRGGSHIHLWQFLKELLANPQANGACIRWLDRGNGVFKIEDSVRVARLWGKRKNRPAMNYDKLSRSIRQYYKKGIMKKTERSQRLVYQFCHPYCL; this is encoded by the exons ATGGTGCGCGCCGAAATCACCGCACAAAGAAGGCTACAG ATGCCACAAACTGTTCCATCTCTCTCCTTGGGATTCTCTTCCGTGTGCGACTACAGCGTCGCCTTCGCTGCAGATTTCGACCTCTCATTGTTGCCGACCTGCGACAGCGAAGTGCCCTTTTCCCCTCAGAGCCATCAGCAGCTACTCAGCTTCTACTACGACACCACTTCGCCGCCACCCATGTTCCATTCCCCCTCTGAAGACGAGTTGTTCAAGAATAAGGACGAATACATTCTCAAGAACATCAAGGAAGAGCCTTTCCCCGCGACCCTTGACTTGGGTTATCAGAGTTGGGAGTCGTCTCCGACCCATTCTAACTACTCGTCTCCTGTGTACTGTCCTTCCCCCCAAGAGTCATTCCATCCGGATCAGGTCTCCAAGATCAAACAGGAGATTACAATCGACCTCGAGGAGATTTTGCAAGAGTCCAAGTACCTGCAAGACATCTGCTTCCCGGAACAGAGGAAGAAGGATTCTATAATAAGAAACATCCTTGAGAAGAACGATCTCAAACAAGAGAAGAAGCCGGATTGTGATCATCGACTACTGAGGGAAGTACTGAAGGACACGAGCTTCCAGCGAAAGTACAATTTGAAACCTTTCGATATCGGGGAATTGGGTACGGCCTTCAAGAGTGACGTGAAGATGGAGACAGGAGAGGGTGGGAAGGGCGAGAATTCTGGGGCTGCAGCGGGAGCGGCGGCGGCTGGAGCTGAGGGCGGCGTCTGCGGGGTAGACATTGCTCAAGAGAGGATAGAACCTATGTTGTCTCTGGCCATTGAGCAGCTGAAGGAGGATCTCAATAACACTTGCACAGTGCTCGGCATTGCCATGG ATCCCGTTCAGTGGTCTGTGGAGGATGTGAAGTCTTGGCTGGTGTTCAACCTGCAGCAATACAACTTACCTATGTCGGTGGTCGAGTACTTCAACATGTCGGGCAGTCAGTTAGCTCAACTCACCGAGGAGGAGTTTCACCAGAGAGCCCCACAG TGCGGCAGTCTTCTCCATGCTCAGCTGGAGATCTGGAAGGCTGCTTGTGTCCAGGGACCCAGTGTTGACGTAAGCGGCCTGCTGGAAACCTCCACCCAGTCTAGCAGCTCCTGCGGGGATGCCTCTGAAG ATGACGAGGATGAAGATATCGCCGACTCCCCCCACACGTCTAGCTCCTCTCCGCAGCCGAAAGGGCGAGGCGGGTCGCACATCCATCTGTGGCAGTTTCTGAAGGAGTTGTTGGCGAACCCCCAGGCGAATGGCGCCTGTATACGCTGGCTGGACAGGGGTAATGGCGTGTTCAAGATTGAGGACTCGGTGAGGGTGGCCCGACTCTGGGGGAAACGCAAGAACAGGCCCGCCATGAACTACGATAAACTGTCCCGATCCATCAGGCAGTACTACAAGAAGGGCATCATGAAGAAAACCGAGAGGTCGCAGAGGCTGGTGTACCAGTTCTGCCACCCTTACTGCCTTTAA
- the LOC124362700 gene encoding DNA-binding protein D-ETS-4-like isoform X2 — MTDTVETMPQTVPSLSLGFSSVCDYSVAFAADFDLSLLPTCDSEVPFSPQSHQQLLSFYYDTTSPPPMFHSPSEDELFKNKDEYILKNIKEEPFPATLDLGYQSWESSPTHSNYSSPVYCPSPQESFHPDQVSKIKQEITIDLEEILQESKYLQDICFPEQRKKDSIIRNILEKNDLKQEKKPDCDHRLLREVLKDTSFQRKYNLKPFDIGELGTAFKSDVKMETGEGGKGENSGAAAGAAAAGAEGGVCGVDIAQERIEPMLSLAIEQLKEDLNNTCTVLGIAMDPVQWSVEDVKSWLVFNLQQYNLPMSVVEYFNMSGSQLAQLTEEEFHQRAPQCGSLLHAQLEIWKAACVQGPSVDVSGLLETSTQSSSSCGDASEDDEDEDIADSPHTSSSSPQPKGRGGSHIHLWQFLKELLANPQANGACIRWLDRGNGVFKIEDSVRVARLWGKRKNRPAMNYDKLSRSIRQYYKKGIMKKTERSQRLVYQFCHPYCL; from the exons ATGCCACAAACTGTTCCATCTCTCTCCTTGGGATTCTCTTCCGTGTGCGACTACAGCGTCGCCTTCGCTGCAGATTTCGACCTCTCATTGTTGCCGACCTGCGACAGCGAAGTGCCCTTTTCCCCTCAGAGCCATCAGCAGCTACTCAGCTTCTACTACGACACCACTTCGCCGCCACCCATGTTCCATTCCCCCTCTGAAGACGAGTTGTTCAAGAATAAGGACGAATACATTCTCAAGAACATCAAGGAAGAGCCTTTCCCCGCGACCCTTGACTTGGGTTATCAGAGTTGGGAGTCGTCTCCGACCCATTCTAACTACTCGTCTCCTGTGTACTGTCCTTCCCCCCAAGAGTCATTCCATCCGGATCAGGTCTCCAAGATCAAACAGGAGATTACAATCGACCTCGAGGAGATTTTGCAAGAGTCCAAGTACCTGCAAGACATCTGCTTCCCGGAACAGAGGAAGAAGGATTCTATAATAAGAAACATCCTTGAGAAGAACGATCTCAAACAAGAGAAGAAGCCGGATTGTGATCATCGACTACTGAGGGAAGTACTGAAGGACACGAGCTTCCAGCGAAAGTACAATTTGAAACCTTTCGATATCGGGGAATTGGGTACGGCCTTCAAGAGTGACGTGAAGATGGAGACAGGAGAGGGTGGGAAGGGCGAGAATTCTGGGGCTGCAGCGGGAGCGGCGGCGGCTGGAGCTGAGGGCGGCGTCTGCGGGGTAGACATTGCTCAAGAGAGGATAGAACCTATGTTGTCTCTGGCCATTGAGCAGCTGAAGGAGGATCTCAATAACACTTGCACAGTGCTCGGCATTGCCATGG ATCCCGTTCAGTGGTCTGTGGAGGATGTGAAGTCTTGGCTGGTGTTCAACCTGCAGCAATACAACTTACCTATGTCGGTGGTCGAGTACTTCAACATGTCGGGCAGTCAGTTAGCTCAACTCACCGAGGAGGAGTTTCACCAGAGAGCCCCACAG TGCGGCAGTCTTCTCCATGCTCAGCTGGAGATCTGGAAGGCTGCTTGTGTCCAGGGACCCAGTGTTGACGTAAGCGGCCTGCTGGAAACCTCCACCCAGTCTAGCAGCTCCTGCGGGGATGCCTCTGAAG ATGACGAGGATGAAGATATCGCCGACTCCCCCCACACGTCTAGCTCCTCTCCGCAGCCGAAAGGGCGAGGCGGGTCGCACATCCATCTGTGGCAGTTTCTGAAGGAGTTGTTGGCGAACCCCCAGGCGAATGGCGCCTGTATACGCTGGCTGGACAGGGGTAATGGCGTGTTCAAGATTGAGGACTCGGTGAGGGTGGCCCGACTCTGGGGGAAACGCAAGAACAGGCCCGCCATGAACTACGATAAACTGTCCCGATCCATCAGGCAGTACTACAAGAAGGGCATCATGAAGAAAACCGAGAGGTCGCAGAGGCTGGTGTACCAGTTCTGCCACCCTTACTGCCTTTAA
- the LOC124362700 gene encoding DNA-binding protein D-ETS-4-like isoform X3: MPQTVPSLSLGFSSVCDYSVAFAADFDLSLLPTCDSEVPFSPQSHQQLLSFYYDTTSPPPMFHSPSEDELFKNKDEYILKNIKEEPFPATLDLGYQSWESSPTHSNYSSPVYCPSPQESFHPDQVSKIKQEITIDLEEILQESKYLQDICFPEQRKKDSIIRNILEKNDLKQEKKPDCDHRLLREVLKDTSFQRKYNLKPFDIGELGTAFKSDVKMETGEGGKGENSGAAAGAAAAGAEGGVCGVDIAQERIEPMLSLAIEQLKEDLNNTCTVLGIAMDPVQWSVEDVKSWLVFNLQQYNLPMSVVEYFNMSGSQLAQLTEEEFHQRAPQCGSLLHAQLEIWKAACVQGPSVDVSGLLETSTQSSSSCGDASEDDEDEDIADSPHTSSSSPQPKGRGGSHIHLWQFLKELLANPQANGACIRWLDRGNGVFKIEDSVRVARLWGKRKNRPAMNYDKLSRSIRQYYKKGIMKKTERSQRLVYQFCHPYCL; the protein is encoded by the exons ATGCCACAAACTGTTCCATCTCTCTCCTTGGGATTCTCTTCCGTGTGCGACTACAGCGTCGCCTTCGCTGCAGATTTCGACCTCTCATTGTTGCCGACCTGCGACAGCGAAGTGCCCTTTTCCCCTCAGAGCCATCAGCAGCTACTCAGCTTCTACTACGACACCACTTCGCCGCCACCCATGTTCCATTCCCCCTCTGAAGACGAGTTGTTCAAGAATAAGGACGAATACATTCTCAAGAACATCAAGGAAGAGCCTTTCCCCGCGACCCTTGACTTGGGTTATCAGAGTTGGGAGTCGTCTCCGACCCATTCTAACTACTCGTCTCCTGTGTACTGTCCTTCCCCCCAAGAGTCATTCCATCCGGATCAGGTCTCCAAGATCAAACAGGAGATTACAATCGACCTCGAGGAGATTTTGCAAGAGTCCAAGTACCTGCAAGACATCTGCTTCCCGGAACAGAGGAAGAAGGATTCTATAATAAGAAACATCCTTGAGAAGAACGATCTCAAACAAGAGAAGAAGCCGGATTGTGATCATCGACTACTGAGGGAAGTACTGAAGGACACGAGCTTCCAGCGAAAGTACAATTTGAAACCTTTCGATATCGGGGAATTGGGTACGGCCTTCAAGAGTGACGTGAAGATGGAGACAGGAGAGGGTGGGAAGGGCGAGAATTCTGGGGCTGCAGCGGGAGCGGCGGCGGCTGGAGCTGAGGGCGGCGTCTGCGGGGTAGACATTGCTCAAGAGAGGATAGAACCTATGTTGTCTCTGGCCATTGAGCAGCTGAAGGAGGATCTCAATAACACTTGCACAGTGCTCGGCATTGCCATGG ATCCCGTTCAGTGGTCTGTGGAGGATGTGAAGTCTTGGCTGGTGTTCAACCTGCAGCAATACAACTTACCTATGTCGGTGGTCGAGTACTTCAACATGTCGGGCAGTCAGTTAGCTCAACTCACCGAGGAGGAGTTTCACCAGAGAGCCCCACAG TGCGGCAGTCTTCTCCATGCTCAGCTGGAGATCTGGAAGGCTGCTTGTGTCCAGGGACCCAGTGTTGACGTAAGCGGCCTGCTGGAAACCTCCACCCAGTCTAGCAGCTCCTGCGGGGATGCCTCTGAAG ATGACGAGGATGAAGATATCGCCGACTCCCCCCACACGTCTAGCTCCTCTCCGCAGCCGAAAGGGCGAGGCGGGTCGCACATCCATCTGTGGCAGTTTCTGAAGGAGTTGTTGGCGAACCCCCAGGCGAATGGCGCCTGTATACGCTGGCTGGACAGGGGTAATGGCGTGTTCAAGATTGAGGACTCGGTGAGGGTGGCCCGACTCTGGGGGAAACGCAAGAACAGGCCCGCCATGAACTACGATAAACTGTCCCGATCCATCAGGCAGTACTACAAGAAGGGCATCATGAAGAAAACCGAGAGGTCGCAGAGGCTGGTGTACCAGTTCTGCCACCCTTACTGCCTTTAA